The Salmo salar chromosome ssa02, Ssal_v3.1, whole genome shotgun sequence genome segment aaaatccaaccaggaagttgaaaatctgaggcttgtagtttttcaagtgattgcctatccaatacaAAGAGTCTATGGGTTAATTTTgcagttcctaaggcttccactagatgttaacagtctttagaaccttgtttcagtcttctgtgaactggaaggaaatgagATACATTTGTATCAGGTACCTAGCTGATCATCAGTTCATCAGCCATCAGTTCATTGATGCGCGCGGCCGTCAGCGGGAGCTGCTTTCTTTttcctttctgaagacaaaggatttgtccggttggaatattatcgaagatctatgataaaaacatccgaaagattgatgctatacatcgtttgacatgtttctacaaactgtagtaaaccttttttgacttttcgtctgaacaaactgcacgagcatggcgcatttggataactcgactgaacgcgcaaacaaaaaggaggtatttcgatataaatatggactttatcaaaacaaaatgaacatttatggtggaactgggattcctgggagtgcattctgacgaatatcatcaaaggtaagttaaGATTTATgatactatttctgacttttgttgactccaacatggcggcttTCTGTATTGGTTGCTGTTGTTGTGTGAatgccgtactcagattattgcaaagtgtgctttcgctgtgaagcttttttgaaatctgacacagcggttgcattaaggagaagtgtatctacaattctttcaataactgttctatattttatcaacgtttatgatgagtatttctgtaaattgatgtgctcattcaccggaagttttgagaggcaaaacatttctgaacattacacgccaacgTAAAATGGagttttgggatataaatatgaacattattgagcaaaacatacatgtattgtgtaacatgaagtcctatgagtgccatctgatgaagatcatcaaaggttagtgcttaattttagctgtatttctggtttttgtgacccctctccttgcttggaaaatggctgtgtggtttttcttgtttaggtactgtcctaacataatctaatttatgctttcgccataaagcctttttgaaatcggacactgtggctggattaacgagaagtgtatctttaaaatggggtataatagttgtatgtttgagaaatttgaattatgagatttttgttgttttgaatttggcgccctgctttttcactggctgttgaatagtgtgtcccgcaggtgggacgctagcgtcccagctACCCCAGAGAGGCTAACAAAGGaacgcaacacttatttgtcagcACTCattgatatcatgttgaaatcaattgtgcgagaggagggagatgaggttgcacgtcctgttaaaactaacagctcaaaaaccacacagaatctgggaataatgtgtacatcgctggttagaggacaatttgtagaaaacagctagctacattttgaagtgttgcattgtgattccagtgggtaaccaacgtggtaagtgtaacaactCTTtctttgttagtcactttttgttaaatctcataaaaagtattctttcaattcagagcctggatttttcccGAGGCTAAAATCAATTGAACAGggggcaaacgtttagggtttTATATTCTTATATTcttcattaaaatactccttctacaatgttaaaacattctacattgtgacattatttcattcatgatatcatgaaacaactccttcatgtattttctgatgtttaatcagagatcttttatcagagtatctcttcccacattgattacagccacatggtttctctcctgtgtgtgttctctggtggtaTATCAGGCCGTTTAGCTGAATAAAAcatttcccacattgatcacagccataaggtttctctcctgtgtgtattctctggtgtgatttcagggtttgtagccgaataaaactcttcccacattgatcacagccataaggtttctctcctgtgtgtattctctggtgtgtagttagatagctagatgtagtaaaactcttcccacattgatcacagctataagatttctctcctgtgtgtccccgctggtgtactatcaggctgcttagctgagtaaaactcttcccacattgatcacagccataaggtttctctccagtgtgtgttctctggtgtatagttagatagctagatgaggtaaaacttttcacacattgatcacagcaaaaaggtttctctcccgtgtgtcctcgctggtgtactatcaggctgcttaactgagtaaaactcttcccacattgatcacagccataaggtttctctccagtgtgtgttctctggtgtatagttagatagctagatgtagtaaaactcttcccacattgatcacagctataagatttttctcctgtgtgtccccgctggtgtactatcaggctgcttaactgagtaaaactcttcccacattgatcacagccataaggtttctctccagtgtgtgttctctggtgtgatttcagggagcttgactgagtaaaactcttcccacattgattacagctataaggtttctctcctgtgtgtactcgctggtgtattttaagttctgatgaagatttgcaacctttcccacagtcagagcagcaaatagatttcttccctgtgggtctctgctggtgtgtcttgaggtgttctgatgtggagagactcttctctgctttgtcagcatcatgaggttgttgaggctccccagaggatccacgatagtcacatctctctcctgtgtgaacgacaaagtcagacagatggttaaaggcccacaacagcagaaatccaatATTTATTTGAGctaaaaggtgatgcccagatcatacccatgaagttgtacaacaattgactcCTGTTAAATTATATGACAATTGTCTTGCTTTCTCGTTTTCacagtagtaacatcgatgattgtaggctagaaataagttaatcaagttgttgaaacgttaagcagtgtgccagacgactttcgGTCTCCAATATAgaccctttctgtgtttgctaaaattgcggcacgagggaaattcacacacaatttgattgcagaaactcctccctgctaatgaggaaaccactagttatggatgtagtatatctggtaatgaggaaaccactagttatggatgtagtatatctggtaatgaggaaaccactagttatggatgtagtatatctggtaatgaggaacccactagttatggatgtagtatatctggtaatgaggaaaccactagttatggatgtagtatatctggtaatgaggaaaccactagttatggatgtagtatatctgctaatgaggaaaccactagttatggatgtagtatatctgctaatgaggaaaccactagttatggatgtagtatatctggtaatgaggaaaccacaagttatggatgtagtatatctggtaatgaggaaaccacaagttatggatgtagtatatctggtaatgaggaaaccacaagTTATGGATgaagtatatctggtaatgagggaaccactagttatggatgtagtatatctggtaatgagggaaccactagttatggatgtagtatatctggtaatgagggaaccactagttatggatgtagtatatctggtaatgagggaaccactagttatggatgtagtatatctggtaatgagggaaccactagttatggatgtagtatatctggtaatgagggaaccactagttatggatgtagtatatctggtaatgagggaaccactagttatggatgtagtatatctgctaatgaggaaaccactagttatggatgtagtatatctgctaatgaggaaaccactagttatggatgtagtatatctgctaatgaggaaaccactagttatggatgtagtatatctgctaatgaggaaaccactagttatggatgtagtatatctggtaatgaggaaaccactagttatggatgtagtatatctgcctggagcaaaaatggtgagcaaagattttagtttttcgcaatgtattctgaatgtcaATGTTGGAAATCTCaagggagtaacctccatttccaggaatattatgagtgcatttcacactactttgtattataattgtaaggctcgcttgaatgtcctgctataatgtgtgtgtcatcatcgcaaatcaaccgctttgtacttcaaccagtaaaattctCTTTGGTTAGctttttccatcagcctgacaatgagggtttgtacactgttgGCCAAATTgtcccataacttcacctaacaacaacatagacctaggattataaatcatttaatatttcaggtgaaacatggaaactaaaatgtctttgtcatgacatttcataaccagataattttgtgaataatccctctaggctactctgtaatgagttgtcattctaaatgtcctgaataaaggaaaatatctctgtgtgttgtacaatagcctatccatcaaggaacagttctctacacattatgagctaagtatctctgtgtccaaacagactaacgagaccctactgtaaatcaagcagacaataacacattataaacatcaatttgttagggatgttggatccaacgtggagcacagcataactgtctttaccagaatAATGAATTAAGAaacactttggttgttgttgcatgtcatgatgtttgtcatgtgactgtcattcagaaaatgatttcctggatcagctgatgatagttgaacatgtgactgtaactaaacagctacagtattaagaattatgtgtaattatttaagaaccgcattaatgacagtatccatttgggtgttgtcaataaagttaaggtgactaggttagaaccattggatttagcaaactgaaatgatttaggatttctgtgcccatgaaaactgttttcccagcgtaataTAAGgaaacactaaatgttacgtaggtagagagcatttcagagatctgaatacaaaaaaactgtcctaacaggacaataacctaaaccacaaggccaaatctacactggaggagcttaccaagatgacattgaatgttcttgagtggcctagttacagtttggacttaaatcatcttgaaagtctatggcaagactagaaaatggctttctagcaatgatcaacaaccaacttgacagaacaggaaggattttaaaaagaataatgaatattcacatgaagatcagtcgcctattggatgacatcacgacttcccatcaagacaactccttgaaggccttactatgacatcactcactccttctagtttgcagttgtaaaaaaaacactattttgcttaaaacatttatttgtttcactttagtgtgtttatactttactgtatttatatatcacttttcaacaggaaaagtttttaaaaaatcactggaggacgtcatgaacaattcacacagtaca includes the following:
- the LOC106578600 gene encoding zinc finger protein 180-like encodes the protein HQQRPTGKKSICCSDCGKGCKSSSELKIHQRVHTGEKPYSCNQCGKSFTQSSSLKSHQRTHTGEKPYGCDQCGKSFTQLSSLIVHQRGHTGEKSYSCDQCGKSFTTSSYLTIHQRTHTGEKPYGCDQCGKSFTQLSSLIVHQRGHTGEKPFCCDQCVKSFTSSSYLTIHQRTHTGEKPYGCDQCGKSFTQLSSLIVHQRGHTGEKSYSCDQCGKSFTTSSYLTTHQRIHTGEKPYGCDQCGKSFIRLQTLKSHQRIHTGEKPYGCDQCGKCFIQLNGLIYHQRTHTGEKPCGCNQCGKRYSDKRSLIKHQKIHEGVVS